In Raphanus sativus mitochondrion, complete genome, a single window of DNA contains:
- the atp8 gene encoding ATP synthase subunit 8, with amino-acid sequence MPQLDKFTYFSQFFWLCLFFFTFYIFICNDGDGVLGISRILKLRNQLLSHRGKTIQSKDPNSLEDLLRKGFSTGVSYMYASLFEVSQWCKAVDLLGKRRKITLISCFGEISGSRGMERNILYNLSKSSPSNTGRWITCRNCRNDIMLIHAVHGQGSIK; translated from the coding sequence ATGCCTCAACTGGATAAATTCACTTATTTTTCACAATTCTTCTGGTTATGCCTTTTCTTCTTTACTTTCTATATTTTCATATGCAATGATGGAGATGGAGTACTTGGGATCAGCAGAATTCTAAAACTACGGAACCAACTGCTTTCACACCGGGGGAAGACCATCCAGAGCAAGGACCCCAACAGTTTGGAAGATCTCTTGAGAAAAGGTTTTAGCACTGGTGTATCCTATATGTATGCTAGTTTATTCGAAGTATCCCAATGGTGTAAGGCCGTCGACTTATTGGGAAAAAGGAGGAAAATCACTTTGATCTCTTGTTTCGGAGAAATAAGTGGCTCACGAGGAATGGAAAGAAACATATTATATAATCTATCGAAGTCCTCTCCTTCAAATACTGGAAGGTGGATCACTTGTAGGAATTGTAGGAATGACATAATGCTAATCCATGCTGTACATGGCCAAGGAAGCATAAAATGA
- the ORF138 gene encoding hypothetical protein (orf138) produces MITFFEKLSTFCHNLTPTECKVSVISFFLLAFLLMAHIWLSWFSNNQHCLRTMRHLEKLKIPYEFQYGWLGVKITIKSNVPNDEVTKKVSPIIKGEIEGKEEKKEGKGEIEGKEEKKEGKGEIEGKEEKKRLENGPRK; encoded by the coding sequence ATGATTACCTTTTTCGAAAAATTGTCCACTTTTTGTCATAATCTCACTCCTACTGAATGTAAAGTTAGTGTAATAAGTTTCTTTCTTTTAGCTTTTTTACTAATGGCCCATATTTGGCTAAGCTGGTTTTCTAACAACCAACATTGTTTACGAACCATGAGACATCTAGAGAAGTTAAAAATTCCATATGAATTTCAGTATGGGTGGCTAGGTGTCAAAATTACAATAAAATCAAATGTACCTAACGATGAAGTGACGAAAAAAGTCTCACCTATCATTAAAGGGGAAATAGAGGGGAAAGAGGAAAAAAAAGAGGGGAAAGGGGAAATAGAGGGGAAAGAGGAAAAAAAAGAGGGGAAAGGGGAAATAGAGGGGAAAGAGGAAAAAAAGAGGTTGGAAAATGGACCGAGAAAATAA